TGGACCCGCTGGGGAACATCAGGTACCGTATGCTTCGATCTGGTCCGATGGTACGAATTTTGGCCGCGGGGGTGTCGGAACTGTTTTCGGCTTGAAAAATATCAAGTATATCACCCTTGCCCCCTCGGTATCGGGGCGCGAGTCCTACGACCCGAAACAACTTGGGACAACTATTCAGAAATATCAACGTACCCTGCAAAAAAGCAAAGTAGGCGATTTGATAGCCAAGGAAGGCTCTGTTACCCTTATAGAGCAAGCAAATCGCTATGGATGGGCTGCTGTTGATTGTTTTTCGCTTAGAAGAGACGGCCGGCTTTGGGGCCTTTCCTCCTACCGGGACTTCAAGGCCGCGGACCCTGCAGTGCAGGGGTGTGCCGGTTGTCCGAATGGCTGTGCCCATTCTTCCGGGGAAGGTTCGGTTTTCCCGGATTTTTCAATGGGGTTGGCCCTTGGTGCCAATCTTGAGCTTTTCGATTACCAAAGTGTTTCCCTTCTTATGGATCGTTGCTCGGAAACCGGTCTGGATTATTATTCGATAGGGGCAGTCCTTGCCTGGGCGCGAAAGACCAGACCTGAAGGGACACTCTCGTTCCTTCCTGATCTCAGTCGTGCAACAGTCCATCAATACCTTCATCTTATCGATGCAATGGCCTACAGAAAGGGTACTGGGGAACAACTGTCCCATACCTTGGACAAACTGGTTACACTATACGGTGGTGCCGAATACGCCTATGCCGTGAACTCTATTCCCCTTGCTCCCTATGACTTGAGGGCCTTGCCGGCCCAGGCACTGCTCACTGCGCTTGGTGATGACACGGTTGTAATCAGGGAGTTGTTGTCAGGCAACCATTACAGGAGAGGAAAAGAGCGCCAGATTGCAATGTGGGCAATGTTTTCGCAAGACCTCCGGTATGCAATGGAGTCGCTAGGCCTTTGTTATTTTTTCTCCCTGCCCTGTTTTGATAAACCCTTTCTTTGGTATCCTTTTAGGTTTTATAGGAAGTCAATGTTTTCGTTCTTTGCAGAGCTGGTTTCCGTAACTGAGGGGTATACAGTAACCGGTAAACAGGTGGCTTCCTATGGAAGGGACGCTTGGGCCTTGCAAAGGAAGATTGACAAAATGCTATTGAAGGGAGAGCCTGTGGGTACGTTGCCAGATCAAGTCCTGGTGAATGCTTCGAGCAATTTCCCTGCGGCCCAAGTGGTTCCCCTGGCCAGACTCCTTGACACCTACTATCAGATGAGGGGCATAAAATAGTACTGTAAATCTGGGAGCGGGATATCTGTTGCCAAAGAACGGATTTCAATTTTACCATTTTCAATAATGCCATAGGTTTCCCCATAGCTGCTTCTCGGGTAGGAGGGGGAACCTGGGTTTACATAGATTACGCCGTCTCCTCCAATTGTCAGGCTAGGGCAATGGGTATGGCCACTCAACACTATGTCCTGGGGCCTCAAGCCTAATTCCTCTGGGGAGAAATAACGGTCGCCATGGATCATGATAATGGTGCGTCCTGAAAAGGGGAATCTCCTGATTAACGGAGGCAAGGTCAATCCTGTAGCATGGAAGGCATACTGAGTGTCACAATTACCCCTAACCATGACAATAGGTACTATACTGGTTCTCAATATCTCGCTGAACGTGCTTCCTTCCGACGGACAAGTGTCCCCTGCCAGTAGGAGGGTTTTAGCTTGGAAGGTGTTCGCTTTTTCCAAAAGAGTGGTAAGTTTTGAGGAAGATCCGTGCAAATCTGAACTGAAAAGCAATGTATCCATGAAAATACTCTACCATATTTTGCATTTCCTTTGTAATTCGGTTACTGCAATAAAAGGTTCTTGTCGATCACCGCTCATGCTGGTACGAGAATACAAGAATCCTGACTTCTACAATAAAAAATCAAAAAAAATAACTGCCATATGAATACAATGCAAGTAATTATCAGCAGTTTTCTTTTCCGTACTTTCAAGCGGAATGTAATATATCAGTCAATATTCTTTGTACTGTTTTTTTTCGGCCTCAGTTCCTGCCTCGGAGAAAACTTTTGTAATTACCCAAGCCCCTCAATAAGCCTATCTTCTTCAGCAAAAGCTCGAGGCAGTAGTTCCGGTATAGGGTGTCCTTCACCTCGAGGTAGGATTTGGTGACCTTGGACGACTGCTCGGTCTTTCGCAACCCGCGGTACATTGCTTTTGGAATCCTAAACTCCTCTTCTTGCTGTCTTTTTGTTTTTCTGCCTTTACGCTTTCTGCAATACGAAAAGAGAGATAGAATAGCAAGGAAAGTCAAGCACGTATCGTTTTTCTGTATTAGCATCAGGATAGAGGAAGTTCTTAGCGTATGGATGATTTCCAAAGGAATGCAGTAAAGCAGATGCTCGATTACATCGAATCCCATCTCTCTTTTCCGATCAGCTTGTACCAGCTTGCACAAACTGGGGGTTATTCAGCTTGGCATGCTGCCCGGCTGTTCAAGGAAGCTACTGGGACCAGTCCGTTTTCTTATATCCGTAGCAGGCGTTTGGCTGCAGCTGCACACCAGCTTGGAGTGGGAAAGCAAAATATCATCGATGTAGCCATGGATTTTGTGTTTGACTCTCATGAAGGATTTACGCGTGCCTTTACCAAGCAGTTCGGCATGAACCCATCTGATTTCCGCAAAGCCTTGGCAACCTACCATGCAAGAACTGCCCAATTAACGATCAGTGAAGGAGAAAAATGTATGGAAACGGTATTTGTACAAGTAATCGATCGTATGGAACGTAAAGCCGTGGTTAAGTTTGCACATAAGGCTTCGGACTATTTTGAATACTGCGAAGAGGTTGGATGTGAGATCTGGGATACCTTGGGTTCTATCAAAGGTGCTTTATTTGAACCGATTGGTATGTGGATGCCTAAAAACATGCGCAAGTTGGGTACCGGTGAATATGTACAAGGTGTTGAAGTTCCTGTGGATTACAAGGGAGAAATTCCTGAAGGATTTGATAGTATTACCCTGCCAGCGTGCAAGATGATGGTTTTTCAAGGTCCTGCTTATGAAGATGAACATTTTGAACAGGCCATCACAAATCTTTGGGAACTCATGAAAACCTATGATCCCAAGCTCTATGGCTTTGAGTGGGCTGATGAAGATGGCCCTCGGTTTCAATTGGCACCTATGGGGTATCGCGGCTATATTGAAGCAAGACCGGTTAGGGCTTTGAACCAGAACTAATGGCGATTCGTCTCCTTCCAATAGTTGGTAGGAGACGTTTGAATTCCTTTTTATACCGGTCAGTCTTTTTTCAAGTGGAATACTTACTCCTAAACTGCTTTTTTTATTAGGAAGCGAGTGAAAGCAGTTTGTGGGATTTTGTTATTTCCCTAAAGATCTCTTGGATTAGTATCTTGCTGTGGTTGTAAGTACACATTGTATCTATTGGTACATTCGGCTGGGTTCATCACCTAAATCAGCCAATCCCTTTTCACATTCAGCTATCATGTTCGAATATCAGTGAAAAAAGAACATGGAGGTAAGAATATGATTTCTTGCAAGGATGGCTTGATCTTGAGTGAGCAAGGCCTCAATATTACACAGATCAAAGGTAAATTGGGATATGACCGAAATACCCTTTTGGGGTCATGCAAGGGTTTGCTGGGTTGCCTGGTTTGAAGGACTGCAGAATTCTGGAGACGCAAGGGGTTTTAGAAAAGAGCCGTGCAAATCTGAACTGAAAAACAAGGTATCCCTGCAAATACCCTAGCATATTTTGCATTTCCTTTGTAATTTGGTGAATGCAATAAAAGTTTCTTGTCGCTTAAGAATAATGCTGTTACTATGATATAAGACTCATATAAAATTGCTTTTTTTAGGAGGGTTGCCGATGTCTGACATCAGGGAGTTGACCTGCAGTGACGGGCATGTTTTGTGCTATCGTGTATGGATACCCCAAGGTACACCTGTAAAAGCGGTATTGCATATTCTCCATGGTATGGCTGAACATAGTGAACGGTATGACCGGTTTGCAACGTATCTCAATGCAAAGGGTATAGCAGTCTATGCGCAAGATCATCGCGGCCATGGTTTGACAGCCAAGAAAGCCAATGGACAGCTTGGATGGTTTGACGAAAAGGATGGATGGATGCGCGTTGCAGAGGATGCCTCCGAACTGTCCAATGTAATATCTTCCGACTTTCCCAAGCAATCATTGTTTTTAATGGGCCATAGTATGGGGTCTTTCCTTGCAAGGACCTTGATGGTACAGCATTCGGATGTATACGATGGGGTCATTATCATGGGTACAGGATGCTCCCAGGGGCTCCTTGGAAAGATTGGCAAGGGAATTGCCCGCCGGCATGTGAAAAGGAACGGCATGCATTTTGTCGATGAGCAAATCGATAAGATGAGTTTTGGCTCCTATAACAAAAGAATCCAAAATCCTGCTACCTCTTTCGATTGGTTGAGCAGCGATACAGCTGAAGTCAAGAAATATATTGATGACCCGTTCTGCGGTTTTGTCTGCACCTCCAAATTCTATGAAGATATACTTGATGGGATAGAATTTGCCAATGATGGTGAAAAGGCGCGCAAAATTCCCAAGGATTTGCCTCTTCTCATTATCAGTGGAGATATGGATCCCGTGGGGAACTATGGTAAAGGGGTTCAGAAGGTATTCGATATGTATAAGGATGTAGGAATCTCTGATATCAGCCTCTACCTGGTTAAAGACGGAAGACATGAAATCCTGAATGAAACCTCTCGCAATGAAACGATGGAATATCTATATTCTTGGTTGAAGAAGAGAATCTAATCGATGGGAATTTTGAAAGCCATAAAAGGTAAGTTTGCATCTGCAGGAAACATAGCATCGTTGGCCATGAATCAGGCAATGCATGATAACGTATTTCAATCGGCATCGAGTATGGTGTATTCGACGTTGATGGCAATAGTCCCGGGTTTGACGTTCATCTTTACCTTTTTCGGCGCTTTCGGGGTGCTGCAACCGGTTATAGATTTTCTTGCCCAATGGTTTACGGAAATATTTGGGCCCGAGGCAGGGACCCAGCTTCTCTCTCTCTTGGAAAAATATACCGCCAATGCGACGAGTCTTGGGGTTGTTGGCTTGATTTCCTTTTTGATTACCATGGTTTTGTTGATCAATAAAGTCTGGTCGGTAATCAATCAGATTTTCCGCACTTCCCAAAACAGGAACCCTGTAAAACGATTTGCGGGTTTTGTCACGTTTCTGATTATTTCCTGTCTGCTTGCCGCCGCGTATGTAAGTGTGCAGTCACTTATGAATTCCTGGTATTCCAAATTACTGGGAGTCTCGGTGGAAGGGTGGTCAAAGGTAATAGGCATTGCTGTTCCCCTTTTGATCATTTGGGCAATCTTTTTCTTGTTGGCCTATTTTGTTCCCAATATCAAGGTCCATTTTTCTTCTGCCGGTATCGGGGCCTTTGTTGGAATGCTTCTGATTATGGGTTTCAGTAAGATCATGTCAAAATTAACAGGAATGGCAACTAATTTTTCGGTAATCTATGGTTCGCTGGCTGCTGTGTTCCTCTTTCTTTTCTGGTGTTACTATTTTTGGACCGTTGTCTTTTATTGTGTTGAATTGACCTATGTCCATCAGTTCAGGCCAGATAAGCAGGTCTATAAGGGGCTTCCCCAGAGTCCAGCCCTTCAATTGTCTGAGGGTGCGAATATCATGATGCTTATCGGAAGCAATTTCCATAATGGGAACGGGGGAACTACCACCAAGGAAATAATTGAGCGGCTGGCTATACCGGCAAACCGCCTCTATGGTTTTCTGGAGTTGCTGTCACGACTCGGTTTTATTACACCTACGAATAATGGAAATACTGAGTTCATTCCCAAACAACCTTTGGAAAACATGAAAGTGCTCGATTTGGTGACCTCTCTCTATGGTTTGGAGAACATGTCCTCAGATGAACACAATACAGTGGGAGAGGCGATTGCCTTGCAGGTAAAAGACCATGGGATCGCTTCCTTGGGAAGCCTGACTATCGAGAATCTGTTGCAGAGGATCTAACCTAAGGCAACGTCAAGGACCATCATGATTGCAAACCCCAGCATGCATCCGATGGTTGCATAGTGGGTTCCTTCATGGTTGTTTCCCTGGGCTTCCGGGATCAATTCCTCAACAACTACATAAATCATTGCCCCGGCAGCAAAGGCCAAGGCATACGGGAGAATGGGCCTTACCTGGGTAACCAGGAGGGCTCCTAAAACACCTGCCACAGGTTCCACGAATCCTGAGGCTTGCCCATAGAAGAATGCCTTTGACCTACTGAGTTTTTCACCTCGCAAGGGGATGGCTACCGCGGCCCCTTCCGGCAGGTTCTGGATTCCGATTCCGATGGCCACGACTATTGCGCTCGCGAGTGCCTGGGTATTTCCTGCCGTTATTGCCCCAAAGGCAACTCCGACAGCCAATCCTTCCGGGATGTTGTGCAGGGTGATGGAAAATACCAAGAGGATGCTTCTGCGGAGGTGAGAGGGTAATCCTTCAGGGCTTTTCGAACCGATATGGGTATGGGGAAGCAACTGGTCACTGATCCAGAGGAAAAATCCTCCGGCCAAAAATCCTATTGCCACTACCCAGTGGGCGGCTAAAGGGCCCCCGTCAGCCAATTCTATTGCAGGGGCCAAAAGCGACCAAAAACTTGCAGCAATCATGACGCCGCTGGCAAATCCGAGCATACTGTTTAATACATGGGGTTTTATCGTCTTGAAAAAAAATACCAATGCTGCACCCAATGCAGTCATTGCCCAGGTTCCAAGGGTTGCCACCAAAGCCATCACTATTGGATTGTTCATAGGAATACGATAAAATACCAGTCTTTCTAGGTCAATAGAAATATCGCTTTTCATAGCGTTTGTTTCAGGGATACCTATTTTGGGAGGCTATTATGTTATTAGATGTTACTACCGTTGAACCGATTGAAGCCCTTTCTTGGCATTCGCTTCCTGATATCCAGGATGGCGTAATGAAAGATGAAATATGGAAGTGTGGGGATTTGGTTTGTTCCCTGTTGGATAATCCCCGATGCAAGAGTGGGGAGGATTTGGTTTCGATTCCCTATGCAATGAGCGTGAAGCGAGGGAAAGATCTTGTTTTGGTGATTTCACTTGAGCAGGATGACCTCAGGGCTCTTTCCTTGAAACTAGGTTGTTCCTTAAAGGAATTGCAGGAAGATTATCAGACAAAATCGAACTTTGGTCCTTTGCATGGGTTTGTGTATTCCCAGGAAAGGGAGGACTTGGGTGTCTATGACTACCCGATGGACCTACAGAGCCTCAGGGTTTTCTTTTTGGACACCATCTGCGATACCTTCGATATCGTAGAACCGCCTGTACAAATTAAGCTTTGAAGCTACAAGTACTATTTGTTTTCCCTCAGAATATGTAGGATACTTTTCTTGGAGGTACAGTATGATTCCAAACCAATGGTATGCAATATTACCCTCAAGGGAAGTAAAGAGAGGGGCTTTATATGCAGTTAAGCGTGTAAATCTGGACCTTGTCCTATTCAGGGATGCAGAGGGAAAACTTGGGTGTGTCGTTGACCAGTGCCCCCACCGGGGAGCTGCCCTCAGTGCGGGGAAACTGGCCGGGTCCCATGTTCGATGTCCATTTCATGGTCTTGAATTCGATACAGAAGGAAACTGCAGACGTATCCCAGCAAATGGGAATGCATCGAAGGAAGATATTTCCCGATATAATGTCAAACAGTATCCTGTGCAAGAATTGATGGGAATTATCTATCTCTGGTTCGGTGAAAGCGAAAAAGCGACTGCTTCGGTACCTTTCTTCCATGACCAGATTGACAATTCTTTTTCCTACAGTGAATTCCCTGATCACTGGAATGCCCATTACTCCCGATGTATCGAAAACCAGCTTGACGTCGTTCATGTCCCTATTGTCCATTACAACACAATAGGGAAAGGCAACAAAACCCTTGTGAACGGCCCTAAGGTTCTCTACGAGAATGGAATGTTGAAGACCAGTGCAAACAACGAGGTCGATACCGGGCAAACACCAAAAAAACCTGATGACTGTGAAATCCGGTCCTTATATCTGGGATTTCTGTTTCCCAATATCTGGATCAACCATATATCGGACAAGCTGATGGTCTTGATTTACTTTGCCCCTGTCGATGAGGAGAATACCATTCTCTATGTGCGTTTTTATTGCAAACTCACTCCATTCAGGTCTTTGAATGCTCTCATCGCTTTCTTTGGCAAATTTGCAAATAAAAGAATAGAGCGTCAGGACAAACGGGTTGTCGTCACCCAGAAACCAGCTGCCTCCACGCTGAAGTCGGGTGAAAAGCTTTTGACAGGCGATGGCCCGATTATCAAGTACCGGAAAATCAGGCAAGAATTGAAAGAATCTACATAATAAGAAAAAAACAGCTGGCCCTGGAAAGAGCCAGCCATATTTTTTCCTTGAGAGAAAAGAAGCCCTAGAATATGAAAGTGATCGAACCTTCCAGCTTCACTGATTTGTCAGAGAGATTGTCTTTAATGGCTTTTATCTGGTCACTGGAGAGGCCAACGGTCTTTATCAGATAGTTTTCCGAAACCTTTTTGAGTGTCTTGTCTGTAACTGCCTTTCCTCCGTTCAATTCGGCGAATATGTTTGTGATGATCTTGCTGATAACTGCATACCGTTCAGTACCTTTTTCTACCCCATAATAGTTCTGGTAGCTTGTCATATAGTCTGTGACTATTTCGTCAACCGAAGCCCCCATCAAACCTGAAAGCAATGCACTGACAAATCCTGCCCTGTCTTTCCCTTCGTTGCAGTGAATGAGGTACGGCCCTTTGTGTTCTGCCATAAAAGTCAGTCCAGTCTTGAGTTTTGCAATAAATTCAGGATCGGTGAAGGTGACGCCCATATCCAATGCGATTACCGAACCAGATTCGACCAGTCCCTTGTAGAAAGGGGCCTCGTCAAGATGGGCATAGAGACTTTGCTGGTCATCTGCCAGATTGATTACTGTCTTGATCCCTACCAGTTTTGCCAAAGCCTCCACATAGGGAGCCCTCGCATCCCCTAAAATGGGATTTGCCGAGCGGTAGAGCCTGTTGGGGGCAATGGTTCCGAACTGCACGCTGCGGAAATTTGCAAAAATGGCGTCTGATGCATAATCTTTTCGTTCCTCAGTCCTTACCAAATGCCTAAGCTCAAATTCCTGGAGATAGCCGCCTTTTTCGAGCAAATCAATGGAAACAGGCTCACCTTCCTCTGCTCCGCTTGTCTTGGTAAGATTTCCATAGTTGATTGCGAGGATTACCGAACCCTTGTTCAGGCGAATAAGGTAATTCCCCTTGTCGACATCGCTATAGGCCGTTCCAATGGGAGCCTCATAGGTGAAATCGCCAATGGAAATGGTTGTCCAGTCACCGACTGCATACCCGGCATCGATGAGTTCCTGCTCACTGAGGGCAAGGGTACAGTTTCCGTATTTATCAATGACAGCTACTGAAGACTGTAGGGTTGGAAGTGTAATGGTTTCTTTTATAGCTTCCTGTTGCGAGGTTACGCAGGATACGAACACCATGCTGATAGCTAACAAAACAATAAGGAAAGGTCGTCTGATTGATTTCATGATTCCTCCAAAATGCGGATGTACAGAACAAAAGACCTGCTGGTATACAAATCAGCCTAAAGAATTTCTCCTTAGTCCAAAGGATGACGGTTTTTCAGGGTGAATTCATTTTTTTTATAGTCTAGGAGACCTTCAGAACGCATTTTGCTCAATTCATTGGCCATGGCACTCCGTTCGACACAAAGGTAGTCCGCCAACTGCTGTCGGTCGAAAGGTATGCGAAATGAACGCGAATTGGCTTTAAGCGATTCCTCCGAAAGATACGAAAGCAGTTTTTCCCTTGTACTTCTTTTGGTTATATGACTCATTTTTTTCATGAGCCCTTGGTTTTTCCTTGCTAATATTGCAACCATATTCTCGATAATGGCGTTATGGAATACACAATTTTTGCTGCAGGAAGTAATGATCTTCCGTATGGCCAGAAACATTACCGTAGTCTCAGTCTCCGCGACAACACTGACCTGACTTTTTTCCCCTGTGCAAGCGATGGTTTCCGCAAACAAATCCCCTTCGGTAAACCGTGAGACAAGTGTCCTGTTTCCCCAGAAATCATTACGGACTATCTGTATGGCTCCACTGAGCAGTATTCCTAATTCTTTTGAGGTATCACCTTCATGAAGGATAACGGCATCCTTTGCGTACACCACGGTGCGGGGTTGCAGGCAGGTGAGGAGCAAGGGAAGATCCCGGAGCTCGATATCCTTGAACAATTGGCAAGAGGCAAGTATCTG
The sequence above is a segment of the Sphaerochaeta pleomorpha str. Grapes genome. Coding sequences within it:
- a CDS encoding aldehyde ferredoxin oxidoreductase N-terminal domain-containing protein, encoding MEQKQHMAFPYRQRFILLVDVGQETWEKIPLSESESKTMLGGRLLALGLWDKYAEYENLGSQAYESGNPIVIAAGSASDISLACCDSFTLVTRSQLTGQLSVNTSNGPLARALHGCGYSAMVIVGRFRRLSGFEIDFNSVQFSNAEKFHDFTTKEVATHFLGKNLIALGPAGEHQVPYASIWSDGTNFGRGGVGTVFGLKNIKYITLAPSVSGRESYDPKQLGTTIQKYQRTLQKSKVGDLIAKEGSVTLIEQANRYGWAAVDCFSLRRDGRLWGLSSYRDFKAADPAVQGCAGCPNGCAHSSGEGSVFPDFSMGLALGANLELFDYQSVSLLMDRCSETGLDYYSIGAVLAWARKTRPEGTLSFLPDLSRATVHQYLHLIDAMAYRKGTGEQLSHTLDKLVTLYGGAEYAYAVNSIPLAPYDLRALPAQALLTALGDDTVVIRELLSGNHYRRGKERQIAMWAMFSQDLRYAMESLGLCYFFSLPCFDKPFLWYPFRFYRKSMFSFFAELVSVTEGYTVTGKQVASYGRDAWALQRKIDKMLLKGEPVGTLPDQVLVNASSNFPAAQVVPLARLLDTYYQMRGIK
- a CDS encoding metallophosphoesterase family protein: MDTLLFSSDLHGSSSKLTTLLEKANTFQAKTLLLAGDTCPSEGSTFSEILRTSIVPIVMVRGNCDTQYAFHATGLTLPPLIRRFPFSGRTIIMIHGDRYFSPEELGLRPQDIVLSGHTHCPSLTIGGDGVIYVNPGSPSYPRSSYGETYGIIENGKIEIRSLATDIPLPDLQYYFMPLI
- a CDS encoding helix-turn-helix domain-containing protein, which produces MDDFQRNAVKQMLDYIESHLSFPISLYQLAQTGGYSAWHAARLFKEATGTSPFSYIRSRRLAAAAHQLGVGKQNIIDVAMDFVFDSHEGFTRAFTKQFGMNPSDFRKALATYHARTAQLTISEGEKCMETVFVQVIDRMERKAVVKFAHKASDYFEYCEEVGCEIWDTLGSIKGALFEPIGMWMPKNMRKLGTGEYVQGVEVPVDYKGEIPEGFDSITLPACKMMVFQGPAYEDEHFEQAITNLWELMKTYDPKLYGFEWADEDGPRFQLAPMGYRGYIEARPVRALNQN
- a CDS encoding alpha/beta hydrolase, with product MSDIRELTCSDGHVLCYRVWIPQGTPVKAVLHILHGMAEHSERYDRFATYLNAKGIAVYAQDHRGHGLTAKKANGQLGWFDEKDGWMRVAEDASELSNVISSDFPKQSLFLMGHSMGSFLARTLMVQHSDVYDGVIIMGTGCSQGLLGKIGKGIARRHVKRNGMHFVDEQIDKMSFGSYNKRIQNPATSFDWLSSDTAEVKKYIDDPFCGFVCTSKFYEDILDGIEFANDGEKARKIPKDLPLLIISGDMDPVGNYGKGVQKVFDMYKDVGISDISLYLVKDGRHEILNETSRNETMEYLYSWLKKRI
- a CDS encoding YihY/virulence factor BrkB family protein, which gives rise to MGILKAIKGKFASAGNIASLAMNQAMHDNVFQSASSMVYSTLMAIVPGLTFIFTFFGAFGVLQPVIDFLAQWFTEIFGPEAGTQLLSLLEKYTANATSLGVVGLISFLITMVLLINKVWSVINQIFRTSQNRNPVKRFAGFVTFLIISCLLAAAYVSVQSLMNSWYSKLLGVSVEGWSKVIGIAVPLLIIWAIFFLLAYFVPNIKVHFSSAGIGAFVGMLLIMGFSKIMSKLTGMATNFSVIYGSLAAVFLFLFWCYYFWTVVFYCVELTYVHQFRPDKQVYKGLPQSPALQLSEGANIMMLIGSNFHNGNGGTTTKEIIERLAIPANRLYGFLELLSRLGFITPTNNGNTEFIPKQPLENMKVLDLVTSLYGLENMSSDEHNTVGEAIALQVKDHGIASLGSLTIENLLQRI
- a CDS encoding ZIP family metal transporter, with the translated sequence MNNPIVMALVATLGTWAMTALGAALVFFFKTIKPHVLNSMLGFASGVMIAASFWSLLAPAIELADGGPLAAHWVVAIGFLAGGFFLWISDQLLPHTHIGSKSPEGLPSHLRRSILLVFSITLHNIPEGLAVGVAFGAITAGNTQALASAIVVAIGIGIQNLPEGAAVAIPLRGEKLSRSKAFFYGQASGFVEPVAGVLGALLVTQVRPILPYALAFAAGAMIYVVVEELIPEAQGNNHEGTHYATIGCMLGFAIMMVLDVALG
- a CDS encoding aromatic ring-hydroxylating oxygenase subunit alpha, with product MIPNQWYAILPSREVKRGALYAVKRVNLDLVLFRDAEGKLGCVVDQCPHRGAALSAGKLAGSHVRCPFHGLEFDTEGNCRRIPANGNASKEDISRYNVKQYPVQELMGIIYLWFGESEKATASVPFFHDQIDNSFSYSEFPDHWNAHYSRCIENQLDVVHVPIVHYNTIGKGNKTLVNGPKVLYENGMLKTSANNEVDTGQTPKKPDDCEIRSLYLGFLFPNIWINHISDKLMVLIYFAPVDEENTILYVRFYCKLTPFRSLNALIAFFGKFANKRIERQDKRVVVTQKPAASTLKSGEKLLTGDGPIIKYRKIRQELKEST
- a CDS encoding tyrosine-protein phosphatase, with amino-acid sequence MKSIRRPFLIVLLAISMVFVSCVTSQQEAIKETITLPTLQSSVAVIDKYGNCTLALSEQELIDAGYAVGDWTTISIGDFTYEAPIGTAYSDVDKGNYLIRLNKGSVILAINYGNLTKTSGAEEGEPVSIDLLEKGGYLQEFELRHLVRTEERKDYASDAIFANFRSVQFGTIAPNRLYRSANPILGDARAPYVEALAKLVGIKTVINLADDQQSLYAHLDEAPFYKGLVESGSVIALDMGVTFTDPEFIAKLKTGLTFMAEHKGPYLIHCNEGKDRAGFVSALLSGLMGASVDEIVTDYMTSYQNYYGVEKGTERYAVISKIITNIFAELNGGKAVTDKTLKKVSENYLIKTVGLSSDQIKAIKDNLSDKSVKLEGSITFIF
- a CDS encoding Crp/Fnr family transcriptional regulator; this encodes MDSSQILASCQLFKDIELRDLPLLLTCLQPRTVVYAKDAVILHEGDTSKELGILLSGAIQIVRNDFWGNRTLVSRFTEGDLFAETIACTGEKSQVSVVAETETTVMFLAIRKIITSCSKNCVFHNAIIENMVAILARKNQGLMKKMSHITKRSTREKLLSYLSEESLKANSRSFRIPFDRQQLADYLCVERSAMANELSKMRSEGLLDYKKNEFTLKNRHPLD